A stretch of Rhea pennata isolate bPtePen1 unplaced genomic scaffold, bPtePen1.pri scaffold_32, whole genome shotgun sequence DNA encodes these proteins:
- the LOC134154501 gene encoding olfactory receptor 14A16-like — translation MYFFLLNLSLLHLGSISTAVPKSMSNSLWDIRSISYSGCAAQLFFIVFFILAEYSLLTVMAYDRYVAICRPLHYGTLMGSKACVRMAAAAWASGFLSAVLHTANTFSVAFCQGNTVDQFFCEIPQILKLSCTDSYLRVVWALVVTACLIFGCFVFIVLSYVQIFRAVLRIPSEQGQHKAFSMCLPHLAVVSLFFSTVVFAALKPQSLSSSTLDLVVAVLYSVVPPTVNPLIYSLRNKELKDALKKLIQ, via the coding sequence atgtacttcttcctcctcaacctctccctcctccaccttggctccatctccaccgCTGTCCCCAAATCTATGTCCAATTCTCTGTGGGATATCAGGTCCATTTCCTActcgggatgtgctgcacagctctttttcattgtctttttcattttggctgAGTATTCCCTtctcactgtcatggcctatgaccgctatgttgccatctgcagaccccTGCACTATGGGACCCTCATGGGCAGCAAGGCCtgtgtcagaatggcagcagctgcctgggccagtggctttctcagtgctgtgctgcacactGCTAATACATTTTCAGTAGCATTCTGCCAAGGGAACACAGtagaccagttcttctgtgagattccccagatcctcaagctctcctgcacagactcctacctcagggTGGTCTGGGCACTTGTGGTTACTGCCTGTTTAATCTTtggctgctttgttttcattgtgctgtcctatgtgcagatcttcagggctgtgctgaggatcccctctgagcagggccagcacaaagccttctccatgtgcctccctcacctggccgTGGTCTCCCTGTTTTTCAGCACTGTAGTATTTGCTGCCCTGAAGCCTCAgtccctctcctcctcaactctggatctggtggtggctgttctgtattcagtggtgcctccaacagtgaaccccctcatctacagcttgaggaacaaggagctcaaagATGCACTAAAGAAATTGATCCAGTGA